In the genome of Notamacropus eugenii isolate mMacEug1 chromosome 5, mMacEug1.pri_v2, whole genome shotgun sequence, one region contains:
- the LOC140508794 gene encoding LOW QUALITY PROTEIN: olfactory receptor 51A7-like (The sequence of the model RefSeq protein was modified relative to this genomic sequence to represent the inferred CDS: substituted 1 base at 1 genomic stop codon), with protein MSDFNTSEVKLFFLIGIPGLEHIQMWISIPICLMYLIAILGNCTILLVIKTETSLHEPMYYFLSVLALSDLGLSLSSLPTMLRIFLFNAPGISPNACFAQEFFIHGFTLMESSVLLIMSFDRFIAIHNPLRYSSILTTARISKMMLVLAIRSFLLVLPFPLTLKRLSYCRKTLLSHSYCLHQDVMKLACSDNRVNVVYGFFVALCTMLDLACIALSYLLILKTVLGIASISXRLKAFNTCVSHICAVLIFYVPIITLAAMHRFAKHKSPLIMVLIANIFLLVPPLMNPIVYCVKTRQIREKILGKLLSTCGR; from the coding sequence ATGTCAGACTTCAATACCTCTGAGGTTAAGCTATTTTTCTTGATTGGGATTCCAGGGTTGGAGCATATTCAAATGTGGATTTCTATCCCTATCTGCCTCATGTATTTGATTGCCATCCTAGGAAATTGCACCATCCTGCTTGTGATCAAGACAGAAACCTCTCTCCATGAGCCAATGTACTATTTCCTTAGCGTGTTGGCCCTCTCTGACCTGgggctctccctctcctccttacCCACTATGCTGAGAATATTCTTGTTCAATGCACCAGGGATATCCCCTAATGCCTGTTTTGCTCAAGAATTCTTCATCCATGGTTTCACTCTTATGGAATCATCTGTGCTTCTTATCATGTCCTTTGATCGTTTTATAGCCATTCACAACCCCCTGAGATATAGTTCAATCTTAACTACTGCCAGAATTTCCAAAATGATGCTGGTCTTGGCCATTAGGAGCTTCCTTTTAGTACTTCCATTTCCATTGACTCTAAAGAGGCTGAGCTATTGTCGCAAAACCCTCTTGTCCCACTCCTACTGTCTCCATCAGGATGTCATGAAGCTGGCGTGCTCTGACAACAGGGTCAATGTTGTCTATGGATTTTTTGTTGCACTCTGTACCATGTTGGACCTGGCATGCATTGCTTTGTCCTATTTGCTAATCCTAAAGACAGTTCTTGGCATTGCCTCTATCTCATAGAGACTCAAGGCCTTCAATACCTGTGTCTCTCACATCTGTGCTGTGCTCATCTTCTATGTGCCCATCATCACTCTAGCTGCTATGCACCGCTTTGCCAAGCACAAATCTCCTCTCATAATGGTCCTCATTGCCAATATCTTCTTGTTAGTGCCACCCCTGATGAACCCCATCGTGTACTGTGTGAAGACTCGGCAGATCCGGGAAAAGATCCTAGGAAAACTGCTTTCCACATGTGGCAGATGA